A single genomic interval of Prochlorococcus marinus XMU1406 harbors:
- the secE gene encoding preprotein translocase subunit SecE — translation MTSPTTNKEPLKKDSPEVEEPKKNNNFFRSTYDELKLVVWPNKQQLFSESVAVIIMVSFSAAAIASVSRFYGWAASQIFG, via the coding sequence GTGACAAGTCCTACTACTAATAAAGAACCTCTTAAAAAGGATTCTCCTGAAGTTGAAGAGCCTAAAAAAAATAATAATTTTTTTAGATCTACCTACGATGAGCTTAAACTTGTCGTGTGGCCTAACAAACAACAACTTTTTAGCGAATCAGTAGCAGTTATAATTATGGTATCGTTTTCTGCTGCAGCCATTGCTTCTGTTAGCAGATTCTATGGATGGGCAGCCTCGCAAATTTTTGGTTGA
- the hemB gene encoding porphobilinogen synthase, protein MNSIIRPRRLRRSEAIREMVRENHLKASDFIYPLFIHEKDFKEEISAMPGTFRWDINGLIKEVTRAWELGIRCVVLFPKINDSLKTEDGAECFNEKGLIPRAIRILKKEIPEMAIMTDVALDPYSCDGHDGLVDETGKILNDETIEILKKQALTQASAGADFIGPSDMMDGRVGAIRNALDSQGFCDVGIISYTAKYSSAYYGPFRTALDSAPRENSKKIIPDNKSTYQMDPANSKEALIESALDQYEGADILMVKPGISYLDIVYRLSTFSNKPIAAYNVSGEYSMVKSAAMKNWINEKDIVLETLLSFKRAGAKLILTYHACDASQWLKDT, encoded by the coding sequence ATGAATTCGATTATTCGTCCAAGAAGATTAAGAAGGTCTGAGGCAATTAGAGAAATGGTAAGAGAAAACCATCTAAAAGCTTCGGACTTTATATATCCATTATTTATTCATGAAAAAGATTTTAAAGAGGAAATTTCGGCAATGCCAGGAACTTTTAGATGGGATATAAATGGCTTAATCAAGGAAGTTACTAGGGCATGGGAATTGGGAATAAGGTGTGTGGTTCTTTTCCCAAAAATCAACGATAGCTTAAAGACTGAAGATGGTGCAGAGTGTTTTAATGAAAAAGGTTTAATACCTAGAGCTATTCGAATATTAAAAAAAGAGATTCCAGAAATGGCAATAATGACAGATGTTGCCTTGGATCCATACTCCTGTGATGGTCATGATGGATTAGTTGATGAAACTGGAAAAATATTGAACGATGAAACAATCGAAATTTTGAAAAAACAAGCTTTAACACAAGCTAGTGCAGGAGCAGATTTTATTGGCCCTAGTGACATGATGGATGGGAGAGTTGGAGCAATTAGAAATGCTCTTGATAGTCAAGGATTTTGTGATGTAGGTATTATTAGTTACACAGCAAAATATTCATCTGCTTATTATGGTCCGTTTAGAACTGCTTTAGATTCAGCTCCAAGAGAAAATAGTAAGAAAATAATTCCAGATAATAAGTCTACATATCAAATGGACCCTGCAAATTCAAAAGAGGCTTTAATTGAATCTGCATTGGATCAATATGAAGGAGCAGATATTTTGATGGTAAAACCTGGAATTTCATATTTAGATATTGTTTATAGACTAAGCACTTTTTCAAATAAACCTATAGCTGCATACAACGTAAGTGGCGAGTATTCCATGGTGAAGTCTGCAGCTATGAAGAACTGGATTAATGAAAAAGATATTGTTTTAGAAACATTGCTTAGTTTTAAAAGAGCAGGAGCAAAATTAATACTTACTTATCATGCTTGTGATGCATCTCAATGGTTGAAGGATACTTAA
- a CDS encoding SulP family inorganic anion transporter — MKIINGFHLKNVRGDILGGITAAVVALPLALAFGNAALGPGGAIYGLYGAVVVGFLAALFGGTPAQVSGPTGPMSVTVAGVVAGLAAIGVPRDLSAGQILPLVMAAVVIGGLLQILFGILKLGKYITLVPYSVVSGFMSGIGVIIIALQIGPLLGISTRGGVVESLTTVFSNFQPNGAAIGVAIMTLGIVFLTPRKISQWVPSPLLALLIVTPISILIFGDGAIDRIGEIPRGIPSLNFPSFNQYFPIIFKAGLVLAVLGAIDSLLTSLVADNISQTKHNSDRELIGQGIGNAVAGLFSGLPGAGATMRTVINVKSGGSTPISGMVHSVVLLIVLVGAGPLAEQIPTALLAGILIKVGLDIIDWGFLRRAHKLSLKTSLVMYGVLLMTVFWDLIWAVLVGVFIANMLTIDSITETQLEGMDEDNPLSEDDQGKNALPADEKALLDRCSGEVMLFRLKGPLSFGAAKGISERMMLVRNYKVLILDITDVPRLGVTATLAIEDMMQEAKNNSRKAFVAGANEKVKDRLAKFGVEGIIETRKEALETALNEIS; from the coding sequence TTGAAAATAATTAATGGATTTCATCTAAAAAATGTAAGAGGCGATATTCTTGGAGGCATCACAGCCGCAGTGGTAGCTTTACCTCTCGCTCTTGCTTTTGGTAATGCTGCGTTAGGACCTGGCGGAGCAATTTATGGACTATATGGAGCAGTAGTAGTTGGTTTTTTAGCAGCATTATTCGGCGGAACACCTGCTCAAGTTAGTGGACCTACAGGTCCCATGAGTGTTACTGTTGCAGGTGTAGTGGCAGGCTTAGCAGCCATAGGGGTTCCAAGAGATCTTTCTGCAGGACAAATTTTACCTTTAGTTATGGCAGCGGTAGTCATTGGCGGCTTACTGCAAATATTATTCGGAATTTTAAAATTAGGTAAATACATTACTTTAGTTCCATATTCTGTTGTTTCAGGATTTATGTCTGGTATTGGAGTAATAATAATTGCGCTTCAGATTGGACCATTACTTGGAATTAGCACTCGAGGTGGAGTTGTCGAATCTTTAACTACTGTATTTTCAAATTTCCAGCCCAATGGTGCTGCTATTGGAGTAGCAATAATGACACTAGGTATAGTATTTCTTACTCCTAGAAAAATAAGTCAGTGGGTTCCTTCTCCTCTCTTGGCCCTATTGATAGTTACCCCAATATCAATATTAATTTTTGGAGATGGAGCTATTGATAGAATTGGAGAAATCCCAAGGGGAATTCCATCTTTAAATTTCCCAAGTTTTAATCAATATTTCCCAATTATTTTCAAAGCAGGATTAGTCCTAGCAGTTCTTGGCGCAATTGACTCCTTACTGACATCTCTTGTAGCAGACAATATCTCTCAAACAAAACATAATTCTGATAGAGAACTTATTGGTCAAGGAATAGGAAATGCTGTTGCAGGTCTGTTTTCAGGTTTACCTGGAGCAGGAGCAACAATGAGAACAGTTATAAATGTTAAATCTGGAGGATCAACTCCAATTTCTGGTATGGTTCACTCGGTTGTGTTGTTGATAGTTTTAGTTGGTGCAGGACCTTTGGCTGAGCAAATACCAACTGCATTGCTAGCAGGAATTCTTATAAAAGTAGGTCTAGATATTATTGATTGGGGATTCTTGAGGAGGGCTCACAAATTATCTTTAAAAACATCATTAGTAATGTACGGAGTACTTTTAATGACTGTTTTTTGGGATTTAATTTGGGCAGTTTTAGTCGGTGTATTCATAGCAAATATGCTCACTATTGATTCAATAACCGAAACTCAACTAGAAGGTATGGATGAGGATAATCCTTTATCAGAAGATGATCAAGGGAAAAATGCTTTGCCTGCTGATGAAAAAGCACTTCTAGATAGATGTTCAGGCGAGGTAATGCTTTTTAGACTTAAAGGTCCACTTAGTTTTGGAGCAGCTAAAGGCATATCTGAGAGAATGATGCTTGTAAGAAACTACAAAGTTTTGATATTAGATATTACTGATGTACCACGACTTGGAGTTACCGCGACTCTTGCAATAGAGGATATGATGCAAGAAGCAAAAAATAATTCCAGAAAAGCATTTGTTGCTGGTGCTAATGAAAAAGTAAAAGATAGATTAGCTAAGTTTGGAGTTGAAGGCATTATTGAAACAAGAAAAGAAGCTTTAGAAACTGCTCTAAATGAAATATCCTAG
- the eno gene encoding phosphopyruvate hydratase: MKETIDFLIDTIEARQVLDSRGNPTVEAEVFLECGASGRAIVPSGASTGAHEAHELRDGGSKYMGKGVLNAVNKIHETISPALCGLSALDQTAVDKLMIEIDGTPNKSNLGANSILAVSLATARASANALDVPLYRYLGDPLSNLLPVPLMNVINGGAHAPNSLDFQEFMLVPHGVNNFSESLRMGTEIFHSLKSLLDQKGLSTAVGDEGGFAPNLSSSEEAGDLLLEAIQKAGFKPGEQVSLALDAASTEFYSDGIYKYEGKSLNSSEMISYLSRLVSNYPIVSIEDGLAEDDWEGWSELNKELGNKVQLVGDDLFVTNTERLRKGIMEKSANSILIKVNQIGTLTETLEAIELAKISGFTSVISHRSGETEDTTIADLSVATRAGQIKTGSLSRSERIAKYNRLLKIEEELGNQARFAGALGLGPKNI, encoded by the coding sequence GTGAAAGAAACTATTGATTTTCTTATTGATACTATTGAAGCAAGGCAAGTCCTTGATTCAAGAGGTAATCCAACTGTAGAGGCAGAAGTATTTTTGGAATGTGGTGCAAGTGGTAGAGCAATTGTTCCCAGCGGAGCTAGCACTGGTGCTCATGAGGCACATGAATTAAGGGATGGTGGTTCAAAATATATGGGGAAGGGTGTTTTAAATGCTGTTAATAAAATTCATGAAACAATATCCCCGGCTTTATGTGGTTTGTCAGCTTTAGATCAAACTGCAGTAGATAAATTAATGATTGAAATTGATGGAACTCCTAATAAATCTAACCTTGGAGCAAATTCAATCCTTGCAGTAAGTCTTGCAACTGCCAGAGCATCAGCAAATGCTTTAGACGTTCCACTATATAGGTATCTTGGAGATCCATTATCCAATCTCCTTCCAGTCCCATTAATGAATGTAATAAATGGTGGTGCTCATGCACCAAATAGTCTTGATTTTCAGGAATTTATGCTTGTCCCACATGGAGTTAATAATTTCAGTGAATCATTAAGAATGGGTACTGAAATTTTTCACTCATTAAAATCATTACTTGATCAAAAAGGTCTATCTACTGCTGTAGGGGATGAGGGTGGATTTGCACCTAATTTGTCATCAAGCGAAGAAGCAGGGGACTTATTATTAGAAGCAATTCAAAAAGCCGGATTTAAGCCTGGTGAGCAGGTATCTTTAGCTTTAGATGCTGCTAGTACTGAATTTTATAGTGATGGTATTTATAAATATGAAGGTAAAAGTTTAAATAGTTCTGAAATGATTTCATATCTTTCAAGATTAGTTTCTAATTATCCAATAGTTTCAATAGAGGACGGTTTAGCTGAGGATGATTGGGAGGGTTGGTCAGAATTAAACAAAGAATTAGGAAATAAAGTTCAGCTTGTAGGTGATGATCTATTCGTTACTAATACAGAAAGATTAAGGAAAGGGATTATGGAAAAATCTGCCAATTCAATCCTAATAAAGGTAAATCAAATTGGAACATTAACTGAAACTTTGGAAGCTATTGAGTTAGCTAAAATATCTGGTTTCACAAGTGTTATTAGTCATAGAAGTGGTGAGACTGAAGATACAACAATTGCAGATTTATCTGTAGCCACAAGAGCGGGTCAGATCAAGACAGGCTCGTTAAGCAGAAGTGAAAGGATTGCAAAATACAATAGGCTTTTAAAAATTGAGGAGGAATTGGGAAATCAAGCAAGATTCGCTGGAGCTTTAGGATTAGGTCCCAAAAATATATAG
- a CDS encoding NAD(P)/FAD-dependent oxidoreductase, translated as MEIIESDVVIIGGGPAGCTCALYTSRSNLKTVILDKNPSVGALAITHQIANYPGVPVDISGEKLLTLMREQAVQYGTDYRRAQVFGIDASGEWKMVYTPEGTFKAKALVLASGAMGRPASFKGEADFLGKGVSYCATCDGAFYKNREVAVVGVNKEAIEEATVLTKFASTVHWITSSDPKSDNEEAMELMDNSNIKHWSRTRLLEILGDDMGVNGVVVKNKQEENPINLNLDGVFVYMSGSKPITDFLGDQIALKEDGGVIVDDFMSTNSDGVWAIGDIRNTPFKQAVVAASDGCIAAMSIDRYLNSRKNIRVDWIHS; from the coding sequence TTGGAAATCATTGAGTCAGATGTAGTTATTATCGGAGGAGGCCCCGCCGGATGTACTTGCGCACTTTATACATCTCGTTCAAACTTAAAGACAGTAATTTTAGATAAAAATCCATCTGTTGGCGCCTTAGCAATAACTCATCAAATAGCTAATTATCCAGGTGTTCCGGTTGATATAAGTGGAGAAAAATTACTTACTCTAATGAGAGAGCAGGCTGTGCAATACGGCACAGATTATAGAAGAGCGCAAGTGTTTGGAATAGACGCTAGTGGAGAATGGAAAATGGTTTATACGCCCGAAGGTACTTTCAAAGCTAAAGCACTTGTACTTGCAAGTGGAGCCATGGGTAGGCCTGCATCATTTAAGGGCGAAGCCGATTTTCTTGGCAAAGGAGTAAGTTATTGTGCTACATGTGATGGGGCTTTTTATAAAAATAGAGAAGTTGCCGTTGTTGGAGTGAATAAGGAGGCAATTGAGGAGGCAACTGTTCTAACTAAATTTGCATCAACTGTGCATTGGATTACATCAAGTGATCCTAAATCAGATAATGAAGAAGCTATGGAATTGATGGATAATTCAAATATAAAACATTGGAGTAGAACAAGATTATTGGAAATATTGGGCGATGATATGGGAGTGAATGGGGTTGTTGTGAAAAATAAACAAGAAGAAAATCCTATCAATTTAAATTTAGATGGAGTGTTTGTCTACATGAGTGGTTCAAAGCCGATTACTGATTTTTTAGGGGATCAAATTGCTTTAAAAGAAGACGGAGGAGTTATTGTTGATGATTTTATGTCTACAAACTCTGATGGAGTATGGGCTATTGGAGATATAAGAAATACACCATTTAAGCAAGCCGTAGTTGCGGCTTCTGATGGATGTATTGCTGCAATGTCAATTGATAGATACTTAAATAGTCGAAAAAATATAAGAGTTGATTGGATTCATTCTTAA
- a CDS encoding P-II family nitrogen regulator: MKRLDLIFSERELDAIIKTLEKANVPGYTVMKHATGRGPERVVTEDMEFTGLGANAHVIVFCEQELIDKMRDNIRDDLSYYGGVAYISEATPL, encoded by the coding sequence ATGAAAAGATTAGACTTGATATTTAGTGAAAGAGAACTAGATGCAATCATTAAAACATTAGAAAAAGCTAATGTTCCTGGATATACAGTTATGAAACACGCTACAGGCAGAGGGCCTGAAAGAGTTGTTACTGAAGATATGGAATTTACAGGATTAGGAGCAAATGCTCATGTAATTGTTTTTTGTGAGCAAGAATTAATAGATAAAATGAGAGATAACATAAGAGACGATTTAAGCTACTACGGAGGAGTTGCTTATATTTCAGAAGCAACACCCCTTTAA
- a CDS encoding ATP-dependent Clp protease ATP-binding subunit: MRETLTSSPELFSDISWNLLLLGEETAKKWDHSEFNIEHIIHTLFSSSEFFAFIEKLSIDQDTVLDITEDFLEDTPTNESDIFTIGEDLEILLDNANQIKIQWGSRFIEIPHLLIALGRDLRIGNYVFEEGNLSMEKLEEELKFFPNINQSKDSFNYENVLEINNQSNKETLVKEEKFKETIVPLPKSKLQIETKKQVGKDENALLIYGKDLTESATKGLLDPVLGRENEINNLMRVLCRRNKNNPILIGNPGVGKTSIAKLLAQLIVDKKVPDSLTDFKIISLDLGALVSGTKFRGQLEERLSLIMQELSNPNQGMILFIDEIHSILSSERSSTDISNILKPLLAEGELRCIGTTTPEKFRETIEKDQALNNCFQKIVVNEPSVELSAKILQGIKKKYESHHGIKISEEAVNYSAKLADRYISDKCLPDKAIDLIDEAAAELKIESNKKPQIILQQENKLHTINEKLNNLQGENIEAQEKLLNMRQQSESKLNVLLDNWNILREEMEQLSILMKEEDKLTKQIKDKSNRKIENDLDYLEKLEEELNEIENEIQKVEENFNKIKKNRNFPFKYQVEPDDIADVVSKITGIPISKVVSNERKKLVNLEIELSEKVIGQEKAIEAVSAAIRRARVGMKSPKRPIGSFLFMGPTGVGKTELAKSLATALFDEEDALLRLDMSEYMEKNAVARLLGAPPGYVGYEEGGQLTEAVRRKPYSVILLDEIEKAHSEVFNILLQVLDEGRLTDSQGRTVDFKNTVIIMTSNLAGKSILEYSQKISKSEGKLEKDQQILDDSISNTLSSIFRPEFLNRIDEVVKFNPLSIDELQKIIILQTEDLKNLLLEQKINIAIDKKVINKIANDSYEPEYGARPLSRELRRQIENPLAAKLLEDNFKNKKNITIKLNPAKKDEIVFKPS; this comes from the coding sequence ATGAGAGAAACACTTACATCCAGTCCTGAACTATTTAGCGATATCAGTTGGAATCTTCTTTTATTAGGGGAAGAAACAGCAAAAAAATGGGATCATAGCGAGTTTAATATTGAACACATAATTCATACATTGTTCTCATCAAGTGAATTTTTTGCTTTTATAGAAAAATTATCAATTGACCAAGATACAGTTTTAGATATAACAGAAGATTTTTTAGAAGATACTCCAACAAATGAGTCAGATATTTTTACTATCGGAGAAGATTTAGAAATTTTATTAGATAATGCGAATCAGATTAAAATTCAATGGGGATCGAGATTCATAGAAATCCCTCATTTACTAATTGCTCTTGGAAGAGATTTAAGAATTGGAAATTATGTTTTTGAAGAAGGCAACCTTTCGATGGAAAAATTAGAAGAAGAATTAAAGTTTTTCCCAAATATTAATCAATCAAAAGATTCTTTTAATTATGAGAATGTACTTGAAATAAATAATCAATCAAATAAAGAGACTTTAGTTAAAGAAGAAAAATTTAAAGAAACTATTGTCCCATTACCCAAAAGTAAACTTCAAATTGAAACCAAAAAACAAGTTGGGAAAGATGAAAATGCTCTCTTAATTTATGGAAAAGATTTAACAGAATCAGCTACAAAAGGCTTACTGGATCCTGTTTTAGGGAGAGAAAATGAGATCAATAATTTAATGAGGGTACTTTGCAGAAGAAACAAAAATAATCCTATACTTATCGGCAATCCTGGAGTTGGTAAAACCTCAATTGCAAAATTACTTGCGCAATTAATTGTAGACAAAAAAGTTCCTGATTCTTTAACAGACTTTAAAATTATTTCGCTTGACTTAGGTGCTTTAGTTTCTGGGACAAAATTTAGAGGCCAACTAGAAGAAAGGCTAAGCTTAATAATGCAAGAACTAAGCAATCCAAACCAAGGAATGATTCTATTTATTGATGAAATTCATTCAATATTAAGTTCTGAAAGATCTTCTACCGACATTAGCAATATCTTAAAACCTTTACTGGCTGAAGGAGAACTTAGATGTATCGGTACAACAACTCCTGAGAAATTTCGTGAAACTATTGAAAAAGATCAGGCATTAAATAATTGCTTTCAAAAGATAGTTGTTAATGAACCTTCAGTAGAATTAAGCGCAAAAATACTGCAAGGTATAAAAAAGAAATATGAATCACATCATGGAATAAAAATTTCTGAAGAAGCTGTAAACTATTCTGCAAAATTGGCCGACAGATACATCAGTGATAAATGTCTTCCTGATAAAGCAATAGATTTAATTGATGAAGCAGCTGCAGAGTTAAAAATCGAGTCTAATAAAAAGCCTCAAATAATTCTCCAACAAGAAAATAAACTTCATACTATTAATGAAAAACTGAATAATTTGCAAGGAGAAAATATCGAAGCTCAAGAAAAACTGCTGAATATGAGGCAACAATCAGAGTCAAAATTGAACGTTCTTTTGGACAATTGGAACATTTTAAGGGAAGAAATGGAGCAATTATCTATTTTAATGAAAGAAGAAGATAAGCTAACAAAACAAATTAAAGATAAATCAAATCGCAAAATTGAAAATGATCTGGATTATTTAGAAAAGCTTGAAGAAGAGTTAAATGAAATAGAAAATGAAATACAAAAAGTTGAAGAGAACTTTAATAAAATAAAGAAAAATAGAAATTTCCCTTTTAAATATCAAGTTGAACCTGATGATATTGCGGATGTTGTCTCAAAAATTACAGGTATTCCAATTTCTAAAGTAGTTTCAAATGAACGTAAGAAATTAGTCAATCTAGAAATAGAACTTAGTGAAAAAGTTATTGGACAAGAAAAAGCTATAGAAGCTGTTTCTGCTGCAATTAGAAGAGCTCGCGTTGGCATGAAAAGTCCTAAAAGACCTATCGGATCTTTTTTATTTATGGGTCCTACAGGTGTTGGTAAAACAGAATTAGCAAAATCTCTTGCAACAGCTTTATTTGATGAAGAAGACGCACTTTTAAGATTAGACATGAGTGAATATATGGAGAAAAATGCCGTAGCAAGACTTTTGGGAGCTCCTCCAGGTTATGTTGGTTATGAAGAGGGAGGTCAATTAACTGAAGCTGTAAGACGTAAACCCTATTCAGTAATACTTCTTGATGAGATAGAAAAAGCACATTCAGAAGTTTTTAATATCCTTTTACAAGTCTTAGATGAGGGAAGATTAACGGACTCTCAAGGAAGGACCGTAGACTTCAAAAATACCGTAATCATTATGACAAGCAACCTAGCGGGTAAATCTATACTGGAGTATTCACAAAAGATTTCTAAAAGTGAGGGAAAGTTAGAAAAAGACCAACAAATCTTAGATGATTCCATTAGTAATACATTGTCTTCAATTTTTAGACCTGAATTTTTAAATAGAATTGACGAAGTTGTAAAGTTTAATCCATTATCTATTGATGAACTTCAAAAAATAATAATTTTACAAACAGAAGATTTAAAAAACCTGCTACTTGAACAGAAAATAAATATAGCTATAGACAAAAAAGTTATTAATAAAATTGCAAACGATTCTTACGAACCTGAATATGGTGCTAGGCCACTTAGCAGGGAACTTAGAAGACAAATAGAAAATCCCTTGGCTGCAAAACTTTTAGAGGATAACTTCAAAAACAAAAAAAATATAACAATTAAACTTAACCCTGCTAAAAAAGATGAGATCGTTTTCAAACCTAGCTGA
- a CDS encoding sodium-dependent bicarbonate transport family permease: MEINPILQNVLAPPVLFFLIGAISVLFKSDLEIPAPLPKLFSLYLLLAIGFKGGIEIQKSGFTDQVLPTLSAAILMSLLIPLIGFLILRFKFDVFNSAAIAAAYGSISAVTFISAESFLESQKIAFDGFMVGALALMESPAIIVGLLLVKFAAPQNRPKSRKMHLSAILHESLLNGSVYLLLSSLIVGFLTASSNPSGIAKMEPFTGQLFYGAECFFLLDMGIVAAQRLPRLKNAGSFLIGFAIFMPLFNAFIGVFVARFLSLGPGNALLFVVLCASASYLAVPTAMRMTVPEAKSSYYISTTLGLTFPFNIVLGIPIYMSLVNTIIPLSPL, from the coding sequence ATGGAAATAAATCCAATTCTGCAAAATGTATTAGCCCCGCCCGTTCTTTTCTTTTTGATTGGAGCAATTTCGGTACTCTTTAAATCTGATTTAGAAATACCAGCTCCATTACCTAAACTCTTCTCCTTATATCTGCTACTAGCTATTGGGTTTAAAGGAGGTATAGAGATACAGAAAAGTGGTTTTACAGATCAAGTATTGCCTACTTTAAGTGCTGCAATACTGATGTCACTTCTAATCCCGCTGATTGGATTTTTAATTTTAAGATTTAAGTTTGATGTCTTTAATTCAGCTGCAATAGCAGCAGCATACGGTTCAATTAGTGCTGTGACATTTATTTCCGCAGAAAGTTTTTTGGAAAGTCAAAAAATAGCCTTTGATGGGTTTATGGTTGGCGCCTTAGCTTTAATGGAATCTCCTGCAATAATTGTTGGATTATTACTTGTAAAATTTGCAGCTCCCCAAAATAGACCAAAATCAAGAAAAATGCATCTAAGCGCAATTTTACACGAATCACTTTTGAATGGATCAGTTTATTTATTGCTCTCAAGCTTAATTGTAGGATTTCTGACTGCTTCCAGTAATCCCTCAGGGATTGCAAAAATGGAGCCTTTTACTGGACAATTATTCTATGGAGCAGAATGCTTCTTCTTGCTAGATATGGGAATAGTCGCTGCTCAAAGATTGCCGAGACTTAAGAATGCGGGTTCTTTCTTGATTGGCTTTGCCATTTTTATGCCTTTGTTTAACGCATTTATTGGTGTTTTCGTTGCAAGATTTTTATCTTTAGGTCCTGGCAACGCACTTTTATTTGTGGTTTTATGTGCAAGCGCCTCTTATTTAGCAGTTCCTACAGCGATGAGGATGACAGTTCCAGAAGCCAAATCTAGTTATTATATTTCAACTACACTAGGTCTAACTTTCCCATTCAATATAGTTCTTGGCATTCCCATATATATGAGTTTAGTAAATACCATTATCCCATTGTCCCCTCTATAA
- a CDS encoding ABC1 kinase family protein, with amino-acid sequence MSYHILHYPLKKLKRAFLIWITLISLLINLWIDNIRFTIFQNKNNEKSRVQIKRARWFTNQLITLGSAFIKIGQLLSARPDLIPNTWIQELSKLQDQVPNFSFAQVEETIREELGCKFNEIDQIICEPVGSASLAQVHRATLKDGKKVVFKVQRPNLKELFIIDLGIMQQIAGLLQKNKNWSRGRNWVEIAKECRKVLMKELDFNSEAQYAARFRQQFLDDENVEVPEVIWDMSSEKVLCLSYLEGTKISDLEKLQSQEIDLPKIAEIGAISYLKQLVNYGFFHADPHPGNLAVSNEGKLIFYDFGMMGNISNNLQTRLGGMVKAAALRDASSLVSQLQQAGLISKDIDVGPVRRLVRLMLKEALTPPFSPNIIEKLSGDLYELVYETPFQLPVDLIFVMRALSTFEGVGRMLDPGFNLVSVTKPYLIELMTSNNQTPNDLINQFGRQVGELGSKAVGIPKRIDESLERLEQGDLQLQIRMGESDRQFKKMFTAQKTLGHSILIGSLSIASALLVTNKQNNFALLPLFFALPISIDWIKCQLSMRKGSRLEKLKR; translated from the coding sequence ATGAGTTATCACATTCTTCATTATCCTTTAAAAAAATTGAAGAGGGCCTTTCTTATTTGGATAACTCTGATTTCGCTTTTAATAAATTTATGGATAGATAATATCAGATTTACAATTTTCCAAAATAAGAATAATGAAAAAAGTAGGGTCCAAATTAAAAGAGCTAGGTGGTTTACTAATCAATTAATAACGCTTGGATCAGCATTTATTAAAATTGGACAATTATTATCAGCGAGACCTGATTTAATTCCTAATACCTGGATACAGGAATTGTCTAAATTGCAGGATCAAGTTCCTAATTTTTCATTTGCGCAAGTTGAAGAAACTATAAGAGAAGAACTAGGATGTAAGTTTAATGAAATAGATCAAATAATATGTGAACCGGTTGGATCAGCATCACTAGCTCAGGTCCATAGGGCGACTTTAAAAGATGGTAAGAAAGTAGTTTTTAAAGTTCAAAGGCCTAACTTAAAAGAATTGTTTATTATAGATTTGGGCATAATGCAGCAAATAGCAGGATTATTGCAGAAAAATAAGAATTGGAGTCGAGGTAGAAACTGGGTTGAGATTGCTAAAGAGTGTAGGAAAGTTCTCATGAAGGAGCTTGATTTTAATTCTGAAGCACAATATGCAGCAAGATTTAGACAGCAATTTCTTGATGATGAAAATGTTGAAGTTCCTGAAGTAATTTGGGATATGAGCAGTGAAAAAGTCCTTTGTTTAAGTTATCTAGAAGGAACAAAAATAAGCGATTTAGAAAAATTACAATCACAAGAAATTGATTTACCTAAAATCGCAGAAATAGGCGCCATCAGTTATTTGAAACAATTAGTAAATTACGGTTTTTTTCATGCAGACCCTCATCCAGGGAATCTAGCAGTTTCAAATGAAGGTAAATTGATTTTTTATGATTTTGGAATGATGGGCAATATCTCAAATAATCTTCAAACAAGATTAGGGGGGATGGTTAAGGCTGCTGCTTTAAGAGACGCCTCATCACTTGTCAGTCAATTACAACAAGCTGGACTAATTTCAAAAGATATTGATGTAGGACCAGTCAGAAGATTAGTCAGATTGATGCTTAAAGAAGCCTTAACTCCACCATTTAGTCCAAATATTATTGAAAAATTATCTGGAGATTTATACGAACTTGTTTATGAAACACCATTTCAACTACCAGTAGATTTAATCTTTGTGATGAGAGCTTTATCAACTTTTGAAGGAGTTGGTAGAATGCTTGATCCAGGGTTTAACCTTGTATCAGTTACCAAGCCTTATTTAATAGAACTTATGACTTCAAATAATCAAACTCCCAACGATTTAATTAACCAATTTGGAAGGCAAGTAGGTGAACTAGGATCGAAAGCTGTTGGCATTCCCAAAAGAATAGATGAAAGTTTAGAAAGATTAGAGCAGGGCGATTTACAATTGCAAATAAGAATGGGAGAGTCTGATAGGCAATTCAAAAAAATGTTTACTGCTCAAAAAACTTTAGGCCATTCAATTCTTATAGGAAGCTTATCAATTGCATCTGCTTTACTAGTAACCAATAAACAAAATAATTTTGCATTGTTGCCACTTTTTTTTGCACTACCAATAAGTATTGATTGGATAAAGTGCCAATTAAGTATGAGAAAAGGCTCACGTTTAGAAAAACTTAAGCGCTAA